Proteins encoded by one window of Emticicia oligotrophica DSM 17448:
- a CDS encoding DUF4296 domain-containing protein → MDFLRFFRNLLEEILLRKIRYFENEDKPKMLTKKIFLLLGTILILLGCNNQPSKPKDAIDEATMAKILAEIHITEARVSRLSFQAYDSTKVVYKFYEQQIMAKYKTDTARYRASYNYYVTNPEQMTKLYEQVIKNIEELKKKKKLAY, encoded by the coding sequence ATGGACTTTCTCAGATTTTTCCGTAATTTGTTGGAAGAAATTCTTTTGAGAAAAATTCGTTATTTCGAAAACGAAGATAAACCGAAAATGCTGACAAAAAAAATATTCTTACTTTTAGGCACTATTTTGATATTATTGGGCTGTAATAATCAGCCAAGTAAGCCCAAAGATGCCATTGACGAAGCTACTATGGCCAAAATATTAGCCGAAATTCATATTACCGAAGCACGCGTAAGTAGGTTATCGTTTCAAGCCTATGATTCGACCAAGGTTGTTTATAAATTTTATGAGCAACAAATTATGGCGAAATATAAAACCGATACCGCCCGTTATAGAGCAAGTTATAATTATTATGTAACCAACCCCGAACAAATGACTAAGCTTTATGAGCAGGTAATTAAAAACATTGAAGAATTGAAGAAAAAGAAAAAATTGGCTTATTGA
- a CDS encoding polyprenol monophosphomannose synthase has translation MKENIVIIPTYNEIENIEAIIRKVFSLSEFFDVLIIDDGSPDGTGMKVKELQAEFVGTLHLIERSGKLGLGTAYIHGFKWALENKYQYIYEMDADFSHNPEDLVRLFNACKIENFDVAIGSRYIKGVNVVNWPIGRVLMSYFAGVYVRLITGMEIMDPTGGFICYKREVLQTIPLDKITFIGYAFQIEMKFNAFLYKFNITEVPIIFTDRTKGVSKMSTKIFREAIFGVILMKIWSWFKTFKR, from the coding sequence TTGAAAGAAAATATTGTAATAATACCGACCTACAACGAAATCGAAAATATAGAGGCCATTATTCGTAAAGTATTTAGCCTCAGTGAATTCTTTGATGTGTTGATAATTGATGATGGCTCTCCTGATGGTACTGGAATGAAAGTAAAAGAACTTCAAGCCGAATTCGTGGGTACCCTTCATCTCATCGAACGCAGCGGAAAATTAGGTTTGGGCACCGCCTATATTCATGGATTTAAGTGGGCATTAGAAAATAAGTATCAGTATATTTATGAAATGGACGCCGACTTCTCGCACAATCCAGAAGATTTGGTGCGTCTCTTCAATGCCTGTAAAATAGAAAACTTTGATGTAGCCATTGGTTCTCGCTACATCAAAGGTGTAAACGTAGTAAACTGGCCCATTGGCCGCGTACTGATGTCTTATTTTGCGGGAGTATATGTACGCCTGATTACAGGCATGGAAATCATGGACCCTACGGGTGGATTTATTTGTTATAAAAGAGAAGTTTTGCAAACCATTCCACTCGATAAAATTACCTTCATTGGCTATGCCTTTCAGATTGAGATGAAGTTTAATGCTTTTCTCTATAAGTTTAATATCACCGAAGTACCGATTATCTTTACTGACCGCACTAAAGGTGTTTCGAAGATGTCAACCAAAATTTTCAGAGAAGCCATTTTTGGAGTAATTCTCATGAAAATCTGGAGCTGGTTTAAAACTTTTAAAAGATAG
- a CDS encoding carboxy terminal-processing peptidase: MKKPNLFSIAFLSVSLLTIFISATPLNDDPPSKNETILRYVGAMLEQGHYSPKKIDDNFSKEIFNEYLKRLDPSKRILLEKDISKLKKFETTIDDEIHGSPLTFFAASDEIYKIRIAEAEEIYKQNIEKPFDFTKDEAIEFDADKVDFPSNDSERKERWRKYLKWQTLDRYLEAQEQQEKNKDKKDFVVKSDQELEKEARAKVKKAMDKYFDRLRNKFDENQRFAMLVTTITNEMDPHTDFFAPVEKRSFDERLSGRFFGIGALLQQEDDKIKIRSVTTGGPAWKSGEIQANDFIVKVAQATGEAEDVTGYTTDDAVKLIRGAEGTEVKITVQKPDGTLKTVSLIRAELKLDETFARSVIINSGKHKIGLIDLPAFYADFQRPQAARCSQDVAKEVTRLKAEGVDGIILDIRDNGGGSLQEVVNMVGLFIKTGPVVQIRDRSGRPSQMGDSDPSVLYDGPLVVMVNERSASASEIFASAIQDYKRGVVVGSTSTFGKGTVQRAFPVGGNISGSGAGDLGSVHLTLQKYYRVDGGATQLKGVESDIVLPGLYEAYKIREKDSPNALVWDEMPKANYQSWTYAPDLAALKQKNAERLSTNDVFNQIKENTNILADNRRTSRSLEIQKYKAQQKEVRDISTKVRNLTQLKDDLAVANLASDLAVINTDSLKKDRNDFWIKYLKKDVYLGETVNVMNDVIEQKGMAMKN, from the coding sequence ATGAAAAAGCCAAATTTGTTTTCCATAGCATTTTTGAGCGTGAGTTTGTTGACAATCTTTATCTCGGCAACACCTCTCAATGATGACCCACCCAGTAAAAATGAAACAATTTTGAGATACGTTGGGGCTATGCTCGAACAAGGACATTATAGCCCTAAAAAAATTGATGATAATTTTTCAAAGGAAATCTTCAATGAGTATCTAAAACGTTTAGACCCAAGTAAGCGTATTTTATTAGAGAAAGATATTTCAAAACTAAAAAAGTTTGAAACAACCATTGACGACGAAATTCATGGTTCGCCGCTGACTTTCTTTGCTGCTTCTGACGAAATCTACAAAATTAGAATTGCTGAGGCTGAAGAAATCTATAAACAAAATATCGAAAAACCATTTGACTTTACAAAAGATGAAGCCATAGAGTTTGATGCAGATAAAGTAGATTTTCCATCGAATGATTCAGAACGAAAAGAACGTTGGAGAAAGTACCTTAAATGGCAAACACTCGACCGCTATTTGGAAGCACAAGAGCAGCAAGAGAAAAATAAAGATAAAAAGGATTTTGTGGTGAAATCTGACCAAGAGTTAGAAAAAGAAGCTCGTGCGAAGGTGAAAAAAGCCATGGATAAATACTTCGACCGTTTACGCAATAAATTTGACGAAAATCAACGCTTTGCGATGTTGGTTACAACAATTACCAACGAAATGGACCCTCATACCGATTTCTTTGCTCCAGTAGAAAAACGTTCTTTTGATGAGCGTTTGAGTGGTCGTTTCTTTGGTATTGGAGCACTTTTACAACAAGAAGATGACAAAATAAAAATTAGAAGTGTTACGACAGGTGGCCCTGCTTGGAAATCGGGTGAAATTCAAGCGAATGATTTTATTGTGAAAGTTGCTCAAGCCACTGGCGAAGCTGAAGATGTTACTGGCTATACCACCGATGATGCTGTGAAGCTAATTAGAGGTGCTGAAGGAACAGAGGTGAAAATTACTGTACAGAAGCCCGATGGAACTCTAAAAACTGTTTCATTGATTCGTGCGGAATTGAAATTAGACGAAACCTTCGCTCGTAGTGTAATTATTAATAGCGGAAAGCATAAAATTGGGTTAATTGATTTACCAGCTTTTTATGCCGATTTCCAACGCCCTCAAGCAGCTCGTTGTTCACAAGATGTTGCCAAAGAAGTAACACGCCTCAAGGCAGAAGGAGTAGATGGAATCATTCTCGATATTAGAGATAATGGTGGTGGTAGCTTACAAGAAGTGGTAAATATGGTGGGTTTATTCATTAAAACTGGGCCAGTTGTACAAATTCGTGACCGTTCTGGACGCCCATCACAAATGGGTGATAGTGACCCTTCTGTACTTTATGATGGTCCTTTAGTAGTAATGGTGAATGAGAGAAGTGCTTCTGCATCAGAGATTTTCGCTTCGGCTATTCAAGATTATAAGCGTGGTGTAGTTGTTGGTTCGACTTCTACCTTTGGTAAAGGTACAGTACAGCGAGCTTTCCCGGTAGGTGGCAATATAAGTGGAAGTGGTGCGGGCGATTTAGGCTCGGTTCACCTGACTCTCCAAAAATACTACCGAGTAGATGGTGGTGCGACGCAGTTGAAAGGAGTTGAATCGGATATAGTTTTACCAGGCTTATATGAAGCTTATAAAATTCGTGAAAAAGATAGTCCGAATGCTCTTGTATGGGACGAAATGCCTAAAGCAAATTACCAATCTTGGACTTACGCCCCAGATTTAGCTGCTTTGAAACAAAAAAATGCCGAGCGTCTTTCTACCAACGATGTTTTCAATCAAATCAAAGAAAATACTAATATTTTGGCCGATAACCGCAGGACTTCCCGCTCTTTAGAAATTCAAAAGTATAAAGCTCAGCAGAAAGAAGTCAGAGATATTTCTACAAAAGTGCGTAATCTCACGCAGTTGAAAGATGATTTGGCTGTAGCGAATTTAGCGAGTGATTTGGCAGTAATTAATACTGATTCATTGAAAAAAGACCGCAATGATTTTTGGATTAAATATTTGAAAAAAGATGTCTATTTGGGCGAAACAGTAAATGTGATGAATGATGTTATCGAACAAAAAGGCATGGCAATGAAGAATTAA